One window of the Mycobacterium sp. SVM_VP21 genome contains the following:
- the egtE gene encoding ergothioneine biosynthesis PLP-dependent enzyme EgtE produces the protein MSLADSWRAARPPVAGLHLDSAACSRQSYAALDAAARHARHEAEVGGYVAAEAAVPVLDAGRAAFAALTGMADADVVFTTGSRNALDLLLSRWPGVQRTLACLPGEYGPNLAVMAAHGFSWRLLPVDDAGRLVLDEAATALAADPPSLVHLTPVGSHRGLVQPLAQMAGICRGLGVPLVVDAAQALGQIDCAVGADAAYSSSRKWLAGPRGVGALALRPALAELSAVGPEAGDVNVAAQVGFSVALGEHLAAGPVAVRAALADGGARSRRVLAQLPGWRVVEQLDEPSAITTLVPPPGTDPVAVRAWLIAEHGIVTTAAGVERAPLELTVPVLRISPHVDTTEDDVEVLATALAAAPHGG, from the coding sequence ATGAGCCTCGCCGACAGCTGGCGCGCCGCGCGCCCACCGGTCGCCGGGCTGCACCTGGACAGTGCGGCCTGCTCACGGCAGAGCTATGCGGCACTGGATGCCGCAGCCCGCCATGCCCGTCACGAAGCCGAGGTCGGTGGCTACGTCGCCGCCGAGGCGGCCGTGCCGGTACTCGATGCCGGGCGGGCGGCATTCGCGGCCTTGACCGGCATGGCCGATGCCGACGTGGTGTTCACCACCGGGTCGCGAAATGCGCTGGATCTCCTGCTGTCCCGATGGCCGGGGGTGCAGCGCACCTTGGCCTGCCTGCCCGGCGAGTACGGCCCGAATCTGGCGGTGATGGCGGCGCACGGGTTCAGCTGGCGGCTGCTGCCGGTGGACGACGCCGGCCGTCTGGTGCTCGACGAGGCGGCGACCGCACTAGCCGCCGACCCGCCGAGCCTGGTGCACCTGACTCCGGTCGGCAGTCACCGCGGGCTGGTGCAGCCCCTGGCGCAGATGGCGGGTATCTGCCGCGGGCTCGGCGTTCCACTGGTTGTCGACGCGGCGCAGGCCCTGGGGCAGATCGACTGCGCCGTTGGTGCCGATGCCGCCTATTCGTCGTCACGCAAGTGGCTTGCCGGGCCGCGCGGTGTCGGGGCGCTGGCGCTACGGCCGGCGTTGGCCGAACTGTCGGCGGTCGGACCGGAGGCCGGTGACGTCAACGTCGCTGCGCAGGTAGGGTTCTCCGTTGCACTGGGGGAGCACCTGGCGGCCGGGCCGGTGGCGGTTCGTGCTGCGCTGGCCGACGGGGGCGCCCGGAGCCGACGGGTGCTGGCTCAGTTGCCCGGCTGGCGGGTGGTCGAGCAGCTCGACGAACCGAGCGCCATCACCACCTTGGTACCGCCCCCGGGAACCGATCCGGTGGCGGTACGGGCATGGCTGATCGCTGAACACGGGATCGTCACCACCGCAGCCGGAGTCGAACGCGCACCGCTGGAGCTGACCGTGCCCGTGCTGCGAATCTCACCGCACGTCGATACCACCGAGGACGACGTGGAGGTGCTCGCTACGGCGTTGGCCGCTGCGCCGCACGGCGGATGA